Proteins from a single region of Budorcas taxicolor isolate Tak-1 chromosome 11, Takin1.1, whole genome shotgun sequence:
- the PPP1R11 gene encoding E3 ubiquitin-protein ligase PPP1R11, translating to MAEAGAGLSETVTETTVTVTTEPENRSLTIKLRKRKPEKKVEWTSDTVDNEHMGRRSSKCCCIYEKPRAFGESSTESDDEEEEGCGHTHCVRGHRKGRRHATPGPSPTTPPQPPDPSQPPPGPMQH from the exons ATGGCGGAGGCAGGGGCCGGGCTGAGTGAGACCGTCACTGAGACAACGGTTACCGTGACAACCGAGCCC GAGAACCGGAGCCTAACCATCAAACTTCGGAAACGGAAGCCAGAGAAAAAGGTGGAATGGACGAGTGACACTGTGGACAATGAACACATGGGCCGCCGCTCATCAAAAT GCTGCTGTATTTATGAGAAACCTCGGGCCTTTGGCGAGAGCTCCACGGAGAGTGATGACGAGGAAGAGGAGGGCTGTGGTCATACACACTGTGTGCGGGGCCACCGCAAAGGACGGCGTCATGCAACCCCGGGACCAagccccaccacccctccccagcctcctgacccctcccagccccctccaGGGCCAATGCAGCACTAA
- the POLR1H gene encoding DNA-directed RNA polymerase I subunit RPA12: MDLAGICSSFQSDLDFCPDCGSVLPLPGAQDAVACTRCGFSINVRDFEGKVVKTSVVFNKLGSAMPLSMEEGPEFQGPVVDRRCSRCGHEGMAYHTRQMRSADEGQTVFYTCTNCKFQEKEDS; encoded by the exons ATGGACCTCGCCGGCATCTGCTCCAGCTTTCAGTCGGACCTGGATTTCTGTCCAGATTGCGGCTCGGTCCTGCCTCTGCCCGGGGCTCAGGATGCGGTCGCCTGTACCCGCTGTGGCTTCTCCATCAATGTGCGAG ACTTTGAGGGGAAGGTTGTGAAAACCTCAGTTGTGTTTAACAAACTGGGGTCAGCCATGCCTTTGTCGATGGAGGAAGGACCTGAGTTCCAGGGACCTGTG GTTGACAGGCGCTGCTCTCGATGTGGGCACGAGGGAATGGCATACCACACCAGGCAGATGCGATCAGCTGATGAAGGGCAGACTGTCTTCTACACCTGCACCAACTGCAA gtTCCAAGAAAAGGaagattcttga
- the RNF39 gene encoding RING finger protein 39, which translates to MEASELLGPGLVERLEQLATCPLCGGPFEDPVLLACEHSFCRACLARRWGTPPATGPETPPTACPCCGLPCPRRSLRSNVRLAVEVRISRGLREKLAEPGARAGKRRGGRIPTMGCLDPQGEDMKMTRRRFDAPSPKASNSKDELPEDYPVVKNMLHRLTADLTLDPGTAHRRLLVSEDRRSVRLAPPGTPAPPDGPARFDQLPAVLGAQGFGAGRHCWEVETLDTASLGDSSGDDEDDGESLYALGAAGESVRRKGQVGLCPAGAVWAVEGRGGRLWALTAPEPTPLGGVRPPPRRIRVDLDWERGRVAFYDGRSLDLLFAFQAPGPLGERVFPLLCTRDARAQLRIVPAEG; encoded by the exons ATGGAGGCGTCCGAGCTTCTGGGACCGGGGCTGGTGGAGCGTCTGGAGCAGCTGGCGACGTGCCCGCTGTGCGGGGGCCCCTTCGAGGACCCGGTGCTCCTGGCGTGTGAGCACAGCTTCTGCCGCGCGTGCCTGGCCCGCCGCTGGGGGACCCCGCCGGCGACCGGCCCCGAGACGCCCCCCACAGCCTGTCCGTGCTGCGGCCTGCCGTGCCCCCGCCGCAGCCTGAGGTCTAACGTGCGGCTGGCGGTGGAGGTGCGCATCAGCCGCGGGCTGCGGGAGAAGCTGGCCGAGCCCGGGGCCCGCGCGGGGAAACGCCGAGGCGGGCGCATCCCTACCATGGGCTGCCTGGACCCGCAGGGAGAG GATATGAAGATGACACGGAGAAG GTTTGATGCCCCATCACCCAAGGCATCTAACTCAAAGGATGAGCTCCCTGAAGATTACCCAGTGGTCAAAAACATGCTTCACAGACTGACGG CCGACCTGACCTTGGATCCTGGCACCGCACACCGCCGCCTGCTCGTCTCTGAGGACCGCCGCAGCGTCCGACTGGCCCCACCTGGGACACCGGCGCCCCCCGACGGCCCGGCGCGCTTCGACCAGCTTCCAGCGGTGCTGGGGGCGCAAGGCTTCGGGGCTGGCCGCCACTGCTGGGAGGTGGAGACCTTGGACACCGCCTCCCTCGGAGACTCTTCCGGAGACGATGAGGACGACGGGGAGAGCCTCTACGCCCTGGGCGCGGCCGGGGAGTCGGTGCGCCGCAAGGGCCAAGTAGGGCTGTGCCCCGCGGGCGCCGTGTGGGCCGTGGAGGGCCGCGGCGGCCGGCTGTGGGCGCTCACCGCCCCGGAGCCCACCCCTCTGGGCGGCGTCAGGCCCCCGCCGCGGCGCATCCGCGTGGACTTGGACTGGGAGCGGGGCCGCGTGGCCTTCTACGACGGCCGCTCCCTCGACTTGCTCTTCGCCTTCCAGGCGCCCGGTCCCCTCGGGGAGCGCGTCTTCCCGCTGCTGTGCACCCGGGACGCCCGCGCCCAGCTTCGCATCGTGCCCGCGGAAGGCTGA